In Belonocnema kinseyi isolate 2016_QV_RU_SX_M_011 chromosome 4, B_treatae_v1, whole genome shotgun sequence, a single window of DNA contains:
- the LOC117170795 gene encoding uncharacterized protein LOC117170795: MIKHWHRCLKAAIICPANKEWSQTHSTILLGLRSNVLDIGSSPAEFVFGTTLRIPGEFVLPEDFAPDPHTFIEEFRKHMRKIKPIPVGHKYKRKPFLFKDLTVCSHVFMRKHARKSLERPYTGPHKVISRTSDRVYEIYVNGTKREVSIEHLKPAYFMREDIESIFPIQRESANETGLASALRTYSRKKVTFQD, translated from the coding sequence ATGATTAAGCATTGGCACAGATGCTTAAAAGCAGCAATCATCTGTCCTGCTAACAAAGAATGGTCTCAAACACACTCAACCATCCTTTTAGGATTACGATCCAACGTCCTTGACATCGGGTCATCGCCGGCCGAATTCGTTTTCGGAACTACGCTACGCATCCCGGGCGAGTTTGTTCTACCCGAAGACTTTGCTCCGGATCCACATACGTTCATCGAAGAATTTCGGAAACATATGCGAAAAATAAAGCCTATCCCAGTAGGGCATAAATATAAAcgaaaaccatttttattcaaggaTTTAACAGTTTGTTCGCATGTTTTTATGCGCAAACATGCAAGGAAATCTCTTGAGCGGCCCTACACTGGTCCTCACAAAGTAATTAGTCGAACTTCTGACCGCGTATACGAAATTTATGTCAATGGCACTAAACGCGAAGTGTCTATCGAACACTTAAAACCGGCATATTTCATGCGCGAGGACATCGAAAGCATTTTCCCAATTCAACGAGAGTCTGCTAACGAAACGGGTTTAGCCTCTGCACTCCGAACTTATTCGAGAAAGAAAGTTACCTTCCAAGACTAA